From one Phocaeicola salanitronis DSM 18170 genomic stretch:
- a CDS encoding RNA polymerase sigma factor codes for MSENELSLRCKQEDMNARRMLYERYGGVLMAICLRYTGNREEAEDVLHDGFLHIFESIKQFTYQGEGSLKAWLSRVMVNEALGFLRKRNAQTQQEVLLDEIPDMPDTEDTGFDGLPQSVLMRMISELPDGYRTIFNLYVFEDKSHKEIASMLGISERTSSSQFYRAKSLLMKKINEYRNKELTR; via the coding sequence ATGAATGCACGTCGTATGCTCTACGAGCGGTATGGCGGTGTACTGATGGCTATTTGTCTTCGCTATACAGGTAATCGTGAGGAAGCAGAGGATGTGCTGCACGACGGATTTTTACATATCTTTGAATCAATTAAACAATTCACTTATCAAGGAGAGGGCTCACTTAAGGCGTGGCTTTCACGGGTTATGGTTAATGAGGCGTTAGGCTTTTTAAGGAAACGGAACGCTCAGACCCAGCAAGAAGTATTGTTGGATGAAATACCGGATATGCCCGATACGGAGGATACCGGATTTGACGGGTTGCCTCAATCTGTATTGATGCGGATGATAAGTGAGTTGCCGGACGGTTATCGGACCATATTTAATTTATATGTATTTGAAGATAAAAGCCATAAGGAGATTGCTTCGATGTTAGGGATATCAGAACGCACCTCGTCTTCCCAATTTTATCGGGCAAAGAGTTTGCTTATGAAAAAAATTAATGAATATAGAAATAAGGAGTTGACAAGATGA
- a CDS encoding outer membrane beta-barrel protein: MKDKDKWAMRLRDKMEGYSEPLPEGLWERMESEISAPRVIPMWRTRRFAVAAAVLVVAVSFLTVWLMRPFSDDALHLESSLAEKKNHFAVPDEKPVPSVTEMPVLKVMPEKSLLALASEPEMKRIQPALLQRMEVQTEEVREDEAEEPSAENVQSRAKEPPVSYQSFYQADRERMQRNQDMEFGKRTRKSNAWSVGINAGNTPYSSSNSFNGLGLLSRGQSLQTTVSDMVSISGEGGQAYTQVLLNNRDQVSKTEIHHKMPVTVGASVKWNFTPHWAVETGLTYTMLASDLRSGSGTYLEEEQKLHYIGIPLKLHRSLYDSRWVSLYASAGGMVEKCVSANQDVVYVNGMSTHEAEHHSLDIDALQWSVSASAGVQVNFTKQLGLYAEPGIVYYFDDNSGVETIRKEHPFNFNLQVGLRFSFGK; this comes from the coding sequence ATGAAAGACAAAGATAAATGGGCAATGCGCCTGCGCGATAAAATGGAAGGGTATTCCGAGCCTTTGCCAGAAGGATTATGGGAAAGGATGGAATCGGAAATATCTGCTCCTCGGGTGATTCCGATGTGGAGAACCCGACGTTTTGCGGTAGCGGCGGCTGTATTAGTTGTTGCGGTTTCTTTTTTGACCGTTTGGTTAATGCGGCCATTTTCAGACGATGCCTTGCATCTTGAGTCTTCTTTGGCGGAAAAGAAAAATCATTTTGCAGTGCCTGATGAAAAGCCAGTGCCTTCCGTTACGGAGATGCCTGTTCTGAAGGTCATGCCCGAAAAGTCTTTATTGGCTTTGGCTTCGGAGCCTGAAATGAAGCGGATCCAACCGGCATTGCTTCAGCGTATGGAAGTGCAAACCGAAGAAGTAAGGGAAGATGAGGCAGAGGAACCTTCGGCAGAGAATGTACAAAGCCGTGCGAAAGAACCGCCTGTTTCATATCAATCTTTCTATCAGGCAGACCGTGAACGGATGCAGCGTAATCAGGATATGGAGTTCGGGAAAAGGACACGGAAGTCCAATGCGTGGTCTGTAGGCATTAATGCGGGCAATACGCCTTACAGTTCATCCAATTCGTTTAACGGATTAGGACTGTTGAGCAGGGGGCAGTCTTTACAAACCACAGTATCGGATATGGTTTCGATTTCTGGTGAAGGCGGACAGGCTTATACTCAGGTCTTGTTGAATAACCGTGACCAGGTTTCGAAAACAGAAATTCATCACAAGATGCCGGTCACGGTAGGGGCTTCTGTTAAATGGAATTTCACTCCGCATTGGGCTGTTGAAACGGGATTGACTTATACCATGCTTGCTTCAGATTTGCGTTCCGGTTCAGGAACGTATCTGGAAGAGGAACAAAAGTTGCATTATATCGGCATTCCATTGAAGCTTCACCGTTCGTTGTATGATAGCCGTTGGGTATCTCTTTATGCTTCAGCCGGAGGAATGGTAGAGAAATGCGTTTCGGCAAATCAAGATGTCGTGTATGTCAATGGTATGTCTACGCATGAAGCTGAACATCATTCGCTGGATATTGATGCGTTGCAATGGTCTGTATCTGCATCGGCAGGCGTACAGGTCAATTTCACCAAGCAGCTCGGTTTATATGCCGAACCGGGTATTGTTTATTATTTTGATGATAATAGCGGGGTAGAAACAATTCGGAAAGAACATCCGTTTAACTTTAATCTTCAGGTAGGGTTGCGTTTTAGCTTTGGAAAGTAA
- the rpe gene encoding ribulose-phosphate 3-epimerase, which translates to MKKELIISPSLLAANFGNLERELEKINNSEADWLHIDIMDGVFVPNISFGFPVLKYVSKLSEKPLDVHLMIVQPEKFIHEVKDLGTMMMNVHYEACVHLHRVVQQIKDAGMKAGVTLNPSTPVSMLEDIIRDVDMVLLMGVNPGFGGQKFIEHTIGKVRVLRELIERTGSSALIEVDGGVNLDTGARLVEAGTDVLVTGSAVFKAPDMGEMIHRLKMLGR; encoded by the coding sequence ATGAAAAAAGAATTGATAATATCTCCTTCGCTTTTAGCTGCAAATTTCGGCAATTTGGAACGTGAACTTGAAAAAATAAATAACAGTGAAGCAGACTGGCTCCATATTGATATTATGGACGGTGTGTTTGTTCCGAATATCTCTTTTGGATTCCCTGTATTAAAATATGTATCAAAGCTTTCAGAAAAACCGCTTGATGTGCATCTGATGATTGTACAGCCCGAGAAATTCATTCATGAAGTAAAAGATTTGGGGACAATGATGATGAATGTGCATTATGAGGCGTGTGTGCATTTGCATCGGGTCGTACAACAGATTAAAGATGCAGGAATGAAGGCTGGCGTGACTTTAAATCCTTCTACGCCGGTATCGATGCTGGAAGATATTATCAGAGATGTCGATATGGTTTTGCTGATGGGGGTGAATCCCGGGTTCGGCGGGCAGAAGTTTATTGAGCATACTATTGGTAAGGTCCGTGTTTTGCGTGAACTGATAGAACGTACAGGCTCATCTGCGCTGATAGAAGTGGACGGTGGTGTAAATTTGGATACGGGAGCGCGTCTGGTTGAGGCTGGAACCGATGTGTTGGTTACAGGAAGCGCTGTATTTAAAGCGCCGGATATGGGAGAGATGATTCACCGCTTGAAAATGTTAGGACGCTGA
- a CDS encoding ComEC/Rec2 family competence protein, producing the protein MLAVGIVLSDWFFPDSACLMWLVGAWGIAFLGAVVCYPLSRYRWRMLFGCMAYLAAALSGGILYLINREAVRFDWAEGRNVYVGTILDVPHPKTKTMQAVVEVEQGRSVSDSIWYPVRRKVMLYWMPDSLQGELACGDRLCFEANISRPVSDADFSGFDYGLYLERQGIGGTAVAFTGCWQRLDNAGALSFRQKALLYREKIIETYRLWGLKDDVQAVVSALTVGDKSELTRELKDSYTAAGTSHILALSGMHVVILALILSWLLYPLRYVPGGRWITGFLIVVFLWSFAFLSGLSPSVIRAVVMYSLCVAASVFTESRFLGVSSVSLAAFLMLVYQPLYLFDVSFQLSFVAVLSLLLIYPFIERLFHFRWKPLNWLWKSMALTMAAQLGTLPFILCYFGTFPTYFLLANLVVTPLSIVILGLALVCLLFGAVPWLVKVLGLSVELLNGIMEWVQGLSGSQITSVYLSPVQAGVFALSLISFLLYLSRRSARRLIGVLCCTNLFLGMLLFECMAPAADYLYFTRAGIYTKRERNVSQLVSETNLYRIQNLQVALANDGRWKNKLSSERLAIDYVYVCKGFSGTMAGLSELFQINYVIFDGSLSDAYRERLKQECRSIGLAYTDITEKGAYATVLHSSDAAIVGR; encoded by the coding sequence GTGTTGGCTGTCGGAATTGTTTTATCCGATTGGTTCTTTCCGGATTCGGCTTGTTTGATGTGGCTTGTAGGGGCATGGGGCATTGCTTTTCTGGGTGCCGTCGTGTGTTATCCGTTAAGCCGTTATCGTTGGCGTATGCTTTTCGGATGTATGGCTTATCTTGCTGCCGCTTTGTCGGGAGGCATTTTGTATCTGATAAATCGCGAAGCGGTACGTTTTGATTGGGCTGAAGGGCGTAATGTTTATGTAGGGACCATCCTTGACGTGCCCCATCCGAAAACCAAAACCATGCAGGCTGTAGTAGAAGTGGAGCAGGGAAGAAGCGTTTCCGATAGTATTTGGTATCCGGTGAGGCGGAAAGTCATGTTGTATTGGATGCCCGATTCCCTGCAAGGTGAATTGGCATGCGGTGACCGGCTTTGTTTTGAGGCAAATATCAGCCGTCCCGTTTCGGATGCGGATTTTTCCGGATTTGATTACGGCTTGTATTTGGAACGGCAGGGTATCGGAGGTACGGCGGTAGCTTTTACCGGATGTTGGCAAAGGTTGGATAATGCCGGTGCGCTTTCTTTCAGGCAGAAGGCCTTGTTATATCGCGAAAAGATTATAGAGACTTATCGCTTATGGGGATTGAAGGATGATGTGCAGGCAGTAGTGTCTGCCTTGACGGTTGGCGATAAGAGTGAACTGACCCGTGAATTGAAAGACAGCTATACCGCAGCGGGAACAAGCCACATTTTAGCCCTTTCGGGCATGCACGTTGTCATCCTTGCCCTCATTCTGTCTTGGCTGCTTTATCCGTTGCGCTATGTGCCTGGCGGTAGGTGGATAACCGGTTTTTTGATTGTGGTTTTCCTGTGGAGTTTCGCTTTTCTTTCCGGTTTAAGTCCTTCCGTGATTCGGGCGGTTGTCATGTATTCCTTGTGTGTCGCGGCGTCGGTTTTTACCGAAAGCCGGTTTTTAGGTGTTTCTTCGGTATCGCTGGCGGCTTTCCTGATGTTGGTATACCAGCCCTTGTATTTGTTCGACGTCAGTTTTCAGTTGTCTTTTGTCGCGGTACTTTCCCTTCTGTTGATATATCCGTTTATCGAAAGGCTGTTTCATTTCCGTTGGAAACCGCTTAATTGGCTTTGGAAGTCTATGGCGTTGACTATGGCTGCCCAATTGGGGACTTTGCCTTTCATTTTGTGTTATTTCGGCACGTTCCCTACGTATTTCTTGCTTGCCAATCTGGTAGTAACCCCTTTATCTATCGTTATTTTAGGTCTGGCATTGGTCTGTCTGCTTTTCGGGGCGGTGCCTTGGCTCGTAAAAGTCTTGGGTTTATCGGTTGAGTTATTGAACGGAATCATGGAGTGGGTGCAAGGCTTGTCTGGCTCTCAAATTACCTCTGTTTATTTATCTCCGGTGCAGGCTGGGGTGTTTGCCTTGTCTTTGATAAGTTTTCTGTTGTATCTGTCACGCCGGTCTGCCCGCCGGTTGATAGGGGTTTTGTGTTGTACGAATTTGTTTTTGGGTATGCTGCTTTTCGAATGCATGGCTCCTGCCGCTGACTATTTGTATTTCACGCGTGCCGGGATTTATACCAAGCGGGAAAGGAATGTTTCGCAACTGGTTTCCGAAACGAACCTGTACCGGATTCAGAACTTGCAAGTGGCGTTGGCAAATGACGGCAGGTGGAAAAACAAGCTGTCCAGCGAGCGTCTTGCCATTGATTATGTGTATGTCTGCAAAGGCTTTAGCGGCACTATGGCAGGACTGAGTGAGTTGTTTCAGATTAATTATGTGATATTCGATGGTTCGTTGAGCGATGCTTATCGGGAGCGGTTGAAACAAGAATGCCGTTCGATAGGATTGGCTTATACGGATATTACGGAGAAGGGGGCTTATGCGACTGTACTTCACTCCTCTGATGCTGCCATTGTAGGCAGATGA
- a CDS encoding MFS transporter codes for MKEIPNLSFWKLWNISFGFFGVQIAYALQSANISRIFSTLGADPHSLSYFWILPPLAGIIVQPLIGMFSDRTWCRFGRRIPYLFIGALIAVLVMCMLPNAGSFGMSVSEAMIFGLVSLMLLDTSINIAMQPFKMMVGDMVNEKQKGLAYAIQSFLCNAGSLAGYLFPFIFAAIGISNIAPKGVIPDSVIYSFYVGAAILILCVIYTTIKVKEYPPQLYAEYHGITNNDKEEKVNVFKLLANAPKAFWTVGLVQFFCWAAFMFMWTYTNGTVAANVFGTPSVEIVKDGVTSLVLNTQSPEYQDASNWVGILFAVQAIGSVIWAAILPSFKNRKLVYSLSLILGGIGFISTFFIHNQYTLFVSFLLIGCAWTAMLALPFTILTNSLSGGHMGTYLGLFNGTICVPQIVAAATGGQILHLFTREGSVPPEVNMLVLAGILLIIGACCVGIIKEKK; via the coding sequence ATGAAAGAAATACCTAACCTAAGTTTTTGGAAACTATGGAACATTAGTTTCGGTTTTTTCGGCGTACAGATAGCTTATGCCCTTCAAAGCGCAAACATCAGCCGTATCTTCTCCACCTTGGGGGCAGACCCGCATAGCCTGAGCTACTTTTGGATATTGCCTCCCTTGGCAGGCATTATCGTACAGCCCCTTATCGGCATGTTCAGCGACCGTACGTGGTGCCGTTTCGGAAGGCGTATCCCTTATCTGTTTATCGGAGCGCTCATCGCTGTATTGGTAATGTGCATGTTGCCCAATGCCGGAAGTTTCGGGATGAGCGTATCAGAAGCGATGATATTCGGACTTGTGTCGCTTATGCTGCTCGACACCTCCATCAATATAGCCATGCAGCCGTTTAAAATGATGGTCGGCGACATGGTAAACGAAAAACAGAAAGGGCTGGCTTACGCTATCCAAAGCTTCCTGTGCAATGCCGGAAGCCTTGCCGGTTATCTTTTCCCCTTTATTTTTGCAGCCATCGGCATCAGCAACATTGCGCCCAAAGGCGTAATCCCCGATTCGGTTATCTATTCGTTCTATGTAGGAGCCGCTATCCTGATATTATGCGTCATCTACACCACAATAAAGGTAAAAGAATATCCGCCCCAGCTCTATGCCGAATATCATGGCATCACCAACAACGACAAAGAAGAAAAGGTAAATGTATTCAAGCTATTGGCGAATGCGCCGAAAGCCTTTTGGACAGTAGGCTTGGTGCAATTCTTCTGCTGGGCCGCCTTCATGTTCATGTGGACTTATACCAACGGAACGGTAGCTGCCAATGTATTCGGCACTCCTTCGGTAGAAATCGTAAAAGACGGAGTCACCTCCTTGGTGCTCAATACCCAATCGCCCGAATACCAGGACGCCAGCAATTGGGTAGGCATCCTCTTTGCCGTACAGGCAATCGGCTCGGTAATCTGGGCTGCGATATTGCCTTCGTTTAAAAACCGCAAACTGGTTTACTCGCTTAGCCTGATACTGGGAGGAATCGGCTTTATTTCGACATTCTTTATCCATAACCAATATACCCTGTTTGTATCATTCTTGCTCATCGGTTGCGCCTGGACTGCGATGCTGGCTCTGCCCTTCACCATCCTGACCAATTCTTTAAGCGGCGGACACATGGGAACGTATTTAGGTTTGTTCAACGGGACAATCTGTGTCCCTCAAATCGTAGCCGCTGCTACAGGCGGACAAATCCTCCACCTTTTCACCCGTGAAGGAAGTGTCCCTCCCGAAGTGAACATGCTGGTGCTGGCAGGTATCTTGCTGATTATCGGCGCCTGCTGTGTAGGCATTATCAAGGAAAAGAAATGA
- a CDS encoding 4-alpha-glucanotransferase, with the protein MIITFRIQYHTTWGESLCVCIDEKTVVELSTADGYCWQGQTDYHPDAPATFITYRYIVRRENHNIRQEFGMLPHTLYLSAGDDSCYLVQDNWRDLPSASYRFSSAFCNANTCQPADTIPQISCNTRIVFRVLCPLNKKKEGVLGITGNCNVLGNWGKTALLCMFEIQPNVWQLTLDAATLPPSFEYKYAIVNPENGTVIEWEAHDNRRMTPPSLQPGETYIAPEEEIFFASEKYKVAGSAIPVFSLRSEGSYGVGDFGDLKTFIRWAADTHQHAVQVLPINDTTMTGTWTDSYPYSSISIYAFHPMYVDLRQLPSLQDKEAAATFEQKRTELNALPQVDYEAVNQWKRAYLKAVFQQEQESILSSEGYQAFFQENAEWLRPYAAFCYLRDHFHTPDFHQWQAYSTYQPEFAEQLCAPENEAYPETSFHCFVQYLLHIQLLDACNYGREQGVIVKGDIPIGISRTSVEAWIEPYYFNMNGQAGAPPDAFSTKGQNWGMPTYNWKVMEKDNYQWWQRRFRKMADYFTAYRIDHILGFFRIWEIPTHSVHGLLGQFVPALPMSAEEIESYGLHFQKEFMTRPFINDAMLDSMFGEKSQEVRNTFVQHSHHDIYTLRPEFDTQRKIESYFARQENPDNDLKEGLYALVSNVLFIPDRDNPEMYHPRIAVQNDFIYTRLSQQEKDAFNRLYNDYYYRRHNEFWYQEAMKKLPILTQSTSMLVCGEDLGMVPDCVPWVMEQLQILSLEIQRMPKNPEDEFGHVYAYPFRSVCTIGTHDMSTFRGWWEEDRDVASRFFYHELGHWGELPEHAPGWLCEDVIRRHLYSPSMLCILTWQDWTSMDETLRNPDIAIERINVPANPKHYWRWRMHMSLESLMKQDAFNDKIRRMIDESGR; encoded by the coding sequence ATGATTATAACTTTTCGAATCCAGTATCACACCACATGGGGTGAAAGTCTATGTGTCTGCATTGATGAAAAAACCGTTGTAGAATTGTCTACTGCAGACGGTTATTGTTGGCAAGGACAAACCGACTATCATCCGGACGCTCCTGCTACATTTATCACGTACCGTTATATAGTGCGCCGCGAAAATCATAACATCCGGCAAGAATTCGGCATGCTTCCTCATACGCTCTATCTGTCTGCTGGGGATGACAGCTGCTATTTGGTGCAAGACAATTGGCGCGACCTTCCATCGGCATCCTACCGGTTCAGTTCAGCCTTTTGCAATGCGAACACATGCCAGCCGGCAGACACAATACCTCAAATTTCATGCAACACACGCATCGTTTTCCGTGTCCTTTGTCCTCTAAACAAAAAGAAGGAAGGAGTACTGGGCATTACAGGCAACTGCAATGTGTTAGGCAACTGGGGAAAAACAGCTTTATTGTGTATGTTCGAAATTCAGCCCAACGTATGGCAACTGACATTGGATGCAGCAACACTACCTCCCAGCTTCGAATACAAATATGCAATTGTCAATCCGGAAAACGGAACGGTCATTGAATGGGAAGCGCATGACAACCGTCGTATGACTCCCCCATCCCTGCAACCCGGGGAAACCTATATCGCACCGGAAGAAGAGATATTCTTCGCCAGCGAAAAATACAAAGTAGCAGGAAGCGCTATCCCTGTATTCTCCCTCCGCTCGGAAGGCAGCTATGGTGTAGGCGACTTCGGCGACTTAAAGACATTCATCCGCTGGGCAGCCGATACACACCAACATGCAGTACAGGTACTTCCGATTAACGATACGACCATGACAGGCACATGGACCGACTCTTATCCGTACAGCAGCATTTCGATTTACGCATTTCATCCCATGTATGTCGACCTGCGCCAGCTTCCTTCCTTGCAAGACAAAGAAGCAGCCGCAACGTTCGAACAAAAACGAACCGAGCTTAATGCCCTGCCCCAGGTTGACTATGAAGCCGTTAACCAGTGGAAGCGTGCTTATCTGAAAGCCGTATTCCAGCAAGAGCAAGAAAGCATTCTTTCTTCTGAAGGCTATCAGGCTTTCTTTCAGGAAAATGCCGAATGGCTACGTCCATACGCCGCTTTCTGCTATTTGCGCGACCATTTCCATACCCCCGACTTCCACCAATGGCAAGCATACAGCACATACCAGCCTGAATTTGCCGAGCAATTATGTGCGCCTGAGAATGAAGCTTATCCCGAGACCTCGTTCCACTGCTTCGTTCAGTACCTGCTTCATATCCAACTGCTTGATGCATGCAACTACGGGCGCGAGCAAGGTGTCATCGTCAAAGGAGACATTCCTATCGGCATCAGCCGCACCAGCGTAGAAGCCTGGATAGAGCCATATTATTTCAACATGAACGGACAAGCCGGCGCACCGCCCGATGCTTTTTCTACCAAAGGACAGAACTGGGGTATGCCGACCTATAACTGGAAGGTCATGGAAAAAGACAACTACCAATGGTGGCAACGCCGTTTCCGTAAAATGGCTGACTATTTTACCGCTTACCGTATCGACCATATCTTGGGATTCTTCCGCATTTGGGAAATCCCGACCCATTCCGTACACGGGCTTTTGGGACAGTTTGTACCTGCATTGCCCATGAGCGCAGAAGAAATCGAAAGCTACGGACTGCATTTCCAGAAAGAATTCATGACCCGTCCGTTCATTAACGACGCCATGCTCGACAGCATGTTTGGAGAAAAAAGTCAGGAAGTCCGGAATACCTTCGTGCAACATTCACACCACGATATCTATACCCTGCGTCCAGAGTTTGACACCCAACGGAAAATAGAGAGCTACTTTGCCCGGCAGGAAAATCCGGATAACGACCTGAAAGAGGGGCTGTATGCATTGGTCAGCAACGTATTGTTTATACCAGACCGCGACAATCCGGAAATGTACCACCCGCGTATCGCCGTACAAAACGATTTCATCTATACCCGGTTGAGCCAACAGGAGAAAGATGCTTTCAACCGTCTGTACAACGATTATTATTACCGCCGCCACAACGAATTCTGGTATCAGGAAGCCATGAAAAAGCTGCCTATCCTTACACAATCCACCTCCATGCTGGTGTGTGGCGAAGATTTAGGTATGGTTCCCGACTGTGTGCCCTGGGTTATGGAACAGCTTCAGATTCTTTCGCTCGAAATCCAACGGATGCCCAAGAATCCGGAAGACGAGTTCGGACATGTATATGCCTATCCGTTCCGGTCGGTCTGCACCATCGGCACACACGACATGTCAACCTTCCGGGGCTGGTGGGAAGAAGACCGGGACGTAGCCTCGCGCTTCTTCTATCATGAACTGGGACATTGGGGCGAACTGCCCGAACATGCACCGGGCTGGCTCTGCGAAGACGTTATCCGCCGGCATCTGTACAGCCCTTCCATGCTGTGCATCCTGACGTGGCAAGACTGGACATCTATGGACGAAACCTTGCGCAATCCCGACATTGCCATCGAACGGATAAACGTACCTGCCAACCCGAAACATTACTGGCGCTGGCGCATGCACATGTCCTTGGAAAGCCTGATGAAACAAGACGCATTCAATGACAAAATCCGCCGGATGATAGACGAAAGCGGAAGATAA
- the pulA gene encoding type I pullulanase → MKFRHLLALPLLAAMGCQPVQRDYALYEDYPIVEGDWIEMAYSPESTEFALWAPSAEEVNVKLYDEGTGGEPVQVLPMKSAENGLWRTAVAQDLIGKFYTFDVKVNGNWLGDTPGVWAKAVGVNGDRAAVIDLNATDPEGWEQDKRPELKSFADIVLYEMHHRDFSIDSLSGIDHRGKFLALTENGTKTARGQKTGIDHLKELGVTHVHILPSFDYSSVDETKLDTPQYNWGYDPKNYNVPDGSYSTDPYAPEVRIREFKQMVMALHQAGIRVVMDVVYNHTAVTEGSNFERTVPGYFYRQTPEGSFANASACGNETASERAMVRKFMVESVKYWVNEYHVDGFRFDLMGIHDLETMRAIRKAVDEIDPTIYIYGEGWAAGAPQLPMDSLAMKNNIDRLSRIAAFSDEFRDSLRGPFGNDAQGAFLAGLKGHEAGIRFGIAGGIEHPQVNGEGTHKVPKFWALQPTQFISYVSCHDDMCLADRLKATMPQASVNVRKDLHKLALTAVLTSQGVPFIFAGDEVMRDKQGVHNSFNSPDEINAIHWELKKQNRDLFDYVSGLIAMRRAHPAFRMGDADSVRKYLEFLPATEDNVVAFRLKGQPNGDAWTDITVILNARDRATSVELPAGAWQVVCRDGRIAPDAGLGTLQGGKVSVGARSALILHR, encoded by the coding sequence ATGAAGTTCAGACATTTGTTAGCTTTGCCGTTGCTGGCGGCAATGGGCTGTCAGCCCGTTCAGCGTGATTATGCTTTGTATGAAGATTATCCGATTGTGGAAGGAGATTGGATAGAAATGGCTTATTCTCCCGAATCTACAGAATTTGCTCTTTGGGCTCCTTCGGCAGAAGAAGTGAATGTAAAGCTATATGACGAAGGAACCGGAGGGGAGCCTGTTCAGGTATTGCCGATGAAGTCGGCAGAAAACGGTTTGTGGCGTACGGCTGTGGCACAGGATTTAATCGGGAAATTTTATACTTTTGATGTAAAGGTAAACGGAAACTGGCTGGGTGATACTCCGGGCGTATGGGCAAAAGCTGTAGGTGTTAATGGCGACCGGGCCGCAGTGATAGATTTGAATGCAACCGATCCGGAAGGATGGGAGCAGGATAAGCGTCCTGAATTGAAAAGCTTTGCTGATATTGTCCTTTATGAGATGCATCACCGGGATTTTTCCATTGATTCTTTATCGGGAATCGACCACCGAGGCAAGTTTTTGGCTCTGACGGAGAATGGGACAAAAACGGCTCGCGGGCAGAAAACAGGCATCGACCATCTGAAAGAGCTGGGTGTAACACACGTTCATATTTTGCCTTCGTTTGATTATTCATCAGTGGACGAAACGAAGCTGGATACTCCTCAGTACAATTGGGGATATGACCCGAAGAATTATAATGTGCCAGATGGTTCTTATTCGACCGACCCGTATGCCCCGGAGGTTCGTATCCGCGAATTTAAACAAATGGTGATGGCGCTGCATCAGGCAGGTATCCGTGTGGTGATGGATGTGGTGTATAATCATACGGCAGTGACCGAAGGGAGCAATTTCGAGCGTACCGTTCCCGGTTATTTTTATCGTCAGACGCCGGAAGGTAGTTTTGCCAATGCGTCGGCTTGTGGCAATGAAACGGCTTCCGAACGTGCGATGGTACGGAAATTCATGGTAGAAAGTGTGAAATACTGGGTGAACGAATACCATGTCGATGGTTTCCGCTTCGACTTGATGGGTATCCACGACTTGGAAACCATGCGTGCCATCCGTAAAGCTGTAGACGAAATAGACCCTACTATTTATATATATGGAGAAGGTTGGGCTGCAGGGGCGCCTCAATTGCCGATGGATTCGTTGGCGATGAAAAACAATATCGACCGCTTGTCACGTATTGCCGCATTTAGCGATGAATTTCGTGATAGCCTGCGCGGACCTTTCGGCAATGATGCTCAAGGTGCTTTCCTTGCCGGATTGAAAGGGCATGAGGCTGGTATTCGTTTCGGTATTGCAGGCGGCATCGAACATCCGCAAGTCAATGGCGAAGGGACTCATAAAGTGCCTAAATTCTGGGCATTACAGCCTACCCAATTTATCAGTTATGTAAGTTGTCACGATGACATGTGCTTGGCAGACAGGCTGAAGGCTACTATGCCACAAGCTTCGGTAAATGTGCGTAAAGATTTGCATAAGTTGGCATTGACAGCTGTATTGACTTCTCAAGGCGTGCCGTTTATCTTTGCGGGCGATGAAGTGATGCGCGACAAGCAGGGTGTTCATAATTCATTCAATAGTCCGGATGAAATCAATGCCATTCATTGGGAACTTAAAAAACAAAACCGGGACTTGTTCGATTATGTAAGCGGACTTATCGCAATGCGGCGTGCTCATCCGGCTTTCCGTATGGGGGATGCCGATTCGGTACGTAAATATCTGGAGTTCTTACCTGCAACCGAGGACAATGTGGTTGCGTTCCGCTTGAAAGGACAACCTAATGGGGATGCGTGGACGGATATAACGGTGATATTGAATGCGCGCGACCGTGCTACGTCTGTAGAATTGCCGGCAGGCGCTTGGCAGGTAGTATGCCGTGACGGACGGATTGCTCCGGATGCCGGATTGGGCACGTTGCAAGGAGGAAAGGTGAGCGTAGGCGCACGTTCGGCGTTGATTCTGCATCGTTAG
- a CDS encoding VOC family protein produces the protein MRIDHIALYVNELEEVKAFFVRYFGAVSNEMYHNPRTGLRTYILSFGDGARLEIMSRPDMKDEPKDMFRTGYIHLSFAVGSQSEVDRLTGLLYDNGYRVVSGPRITGDGYYESCIEGPEGNLIEITE, from the coding sequence ATGAGAATAGACCATATTGCTTTGTATGTAAATGAGTTGGAAGAAGTGAAGGCGTTTTTTGTCCGCTACTTCGGGGCGGTTTCCAATGAGATGTATCATAATCCGCGGACGGGGTTACGTACGTATATCTTGTCCTTTGGCGATGGGGCAAGGCTGGAAATCATGTCGCGTCCCGACATGAAAGATGAGCCGAAAGATATGTTCCGCACCGGATACATTCATTTGTCTTTCGCTGTGGGAAGCCAATCGGAAGTGGATCGGTTGACCGGACTTCTTTATGACAATGGTTATCGGGTGGTAAGCGGTCCGCGTATTACAGGTGACGGCTATTATGAGAGTTGTATTGAGGGACCGGAAGGCAATCTGATTGAGATAACCGAATGA